A stretch of Henckelia pumila isolate YLH828 chromosome 4, ASM3356847v2, whole genome shotgun sequence DNA encodes these proteins:
- the LOC140867133 gene encoding DNA-directed RNA polymerase II subunit RPB1 — MDLRFPYSPAEVAKVRVVQFGILSPDEIRQMSVVHIEHSETTERGKPKPGGLSDPRLGTIDRKMKCETCMANMAECPGHFGHLELAKPMFHIGFMKTVLSILRCVCFNCSKILADEDDPKFKQAMRIRNPKNRLKKILDACKNKSKCEGGDEIDVHGQDSDEPVKKSRGGCGAQQPKISIDGMKMVAEYKLQKKKNDDQEQLPEPVERKQLLTAEKVLSILKRITDEDCQLLGLNPKFARPDWMILQVLPIPPPPVRPSVMMDTSSRSEDDLTHQLAMIIRHNENLKRQERNGAPAHIISEFAQLLQFHIATYFDNELPGQPRATQRSGRPIKSICSRLKAKEGRIRGNLMGKRVDFSARTVITPDPTINIDELGVPWSIALNLTYPETVTPYNIERLKELVEYGPHPPPGKTGAKYIIRDDGQRLDLRYLKKSSDQHLELGYKVERHLNDGDFVLFNRQPSLHKMSIMGHRIKIMPYSTFRLNLSVTSPYNADFDGDEMNMHVPQSFETRAEVLELMMVPKCVVSPQANRPVMGIVQDTLLGCRKITKRDTFIEKDVFMNILMWWEDFDGKVPAPAILKPRPLWTGKQVFNLIIPKQINLLRYSSWHQESERGFLTPGDTQVRIEKGELLSGTLCKKTLGTSTGSLIHVIWEEVGPDAARKFLGHTQWLVNYWLLQNAFSIGIGDTIADASTMEKINETISNAKNEVKELIRAAQEKQLEAEPGRTMMESFENRVNQVLNKARDDAGSSAQKSLSESNNLKAMVTAGSKGSFINISQMTACVGQQNVEGKRIPFGFIDRTLPHFTKDDYGPESRGFVENSYLRGLTPQEFFFHAMGGREGLIDTAVKTSETGYIQRRLVKAMEDIMVKYDGTVRNSLGDVIQFLYGEDGMDSVWIESQPLESLKLKKADFNDMYRYEIDNPNWNPNYMSPDSVEDLKTIREIRNVFDAEVQKLEVDRYQLGTEIATTGDNSWPLPVNIKRLVLNAQKTFKVDFRRPSDIHPMEIVEAVDKLQERLKVVVGDDYLSMEAQKNATLFFNILLRSALASKRVLKEYRLTREAFEWVIGEIESRFLQSLVAPGEMIGCVAAQSIGEPATQMTLNTFHYAGVSAKNVTLGVPRLREIINVAKKIKTPSLSVYLKSDVSKTKERAKNVQCALEYTTLRSVTQATEVWYDPDPMSTVIEEDVEFVKSYYEMPDEEIDPDKISPWLLRIELNREMMVDKKLSMADIAEKINLEFDDDLTCIFNDDNAEKLILRIRIMNDEAPKGELNDESAEDDVFLKKIESNMLTEMALRGIPDINKVFIKNSKLNRFDENEGFKAENEWMLDTEGVNLLAVMCHEDVDAKRTTSNHLIEVIEVLGIEAVRKALLDELRVVISFDGSYVNYRHLAILCDTMTYRGHLMAITRHGINRNDTGPMMRCSFEETVDILLDAAVFAETDRLRGVTENIMLGQLAPIGTGDCSLYLNEEMLKQAIEIPLSSYIDGGLEFGMTPARSPLAGTPYHDGMMSPNYTHSPNLRLSPITDSQFSPYVGGMAFSPTTSPGYNTSTGYSPVSPGYSPASPNYSPTSPTYSPSSPGYNPASPAYSPTSPSYSPTSPTYSPTSPSYSPTSPSYSPTSPAYSPTSPAYSPTSPSYSPTSPSYSPSSPSYSPTSPSYSPTSPSYSPTSPSYSPTSPAYSPTSPGYSPTSPSYSPTSPSYSPTSPSYNPSARYSPSLAYSPTSPKITPSSPYSPSSPSYSPTSPSYSPTSPSYSPSSPSYSPSSPYSSGASPDFSASSPQYSPSAGYSPSAPGYSPSSTSQYTPRTNDMDDKSVKDEKSRR; from the exons TCTCAGCATTCTCCGCTGTGTTTGCTTTAATTGTTCCAAAATTTTGGCCGACGAG GATGATCCGAAGTTTAAGCAAGCAATGAGAATTAGGAACCCAAAAAATAGATTAAAGAAGATATTAGATGCATGCAAGAACAAATCCAAATGTGAAGGAGGCGATGAAATTGATGTGCACGGTCAAGATTCTGATGAACCAGTGAAGAAGTCAAGGGGTGGATGTGGTGCTCAGCAGCCAAAAATTTCTATTGATGGCATGAAGATGGTAGCTGAGTACAAGCTtcaaaagaagaaaaatgatGACCAGGAGCAGCTTCCTGAACCTGTTGAAAGGAAGCAACTTCTTACTGCAGAGAAG GTTCTTAGCATTCTGAAGAGAATAACCGATGAAGACTGTCAGTTGTTGGGTTTGAACCCAAAATTTGCTCGCCCTGATTGGATGATTCTTCAAGTTCTTCCAATTCCTCCCCCGCCTGTTAGACCTTCCGTGATGATGGATACTTCTTCTAGGAGTGAG GATGATTTAACTCATCAACTGGCAATGATCATTCGACACAATGAAAACTTGAAGAGACAGGAACGAAACGGGGCCCCCGCGCACATTATCTCTGAGTTTGCACAGTTGTTGCAGTTCCACATAGCTACATACTTTGACAATGAATTACCGGGACAGCCCCGG GCTACCCAAAGGTCTGGCAGGCCGATAAAATCGATATGTAGTCGACTTAAAGCAAAAGAAGGTCGCATACGGGGTAATTTGATGGGAAAAAGGGTAGATTTTTCTGCTCGTACTGTGATTACACCTGATCCAACCATCAATATTGATGAACTGGGCGTACCTTGGAGTATTGCATTAAATCTCACATATCCAGAAACTGTTACCCCATATAACATTGAGAG GTTGAAAGAGCTTGTAGAATATGGACCGCACCCTCCACCTGGTAAAACTGGTGCCAAGTATATAATTAGGGATGATGGACAAAGGCTTGATCTCCGGTACTTGAAGAAAAGCAGCGATCAACATCTGGAACTTGGCTATAAG GTGGAGAGGCACCTAAATGATGGAGATTTCGTCCTGTTCAATCGGCAACCGAGTCTCCATAAAATGTCTATAATGGGGCATAGGATCAAAATAATGCCTTATTCAACATTCCGCTTGAATTTATCTGTTACCTCTCCCTACAATGCTGATTTTGATGGGGATGAAATGAACATGCATGTGCCACAGTCATTTGAAACCAGAGCTGAAGTTCTAGAATTAATGATGGTTCCAAAATGCGTCGTCTCACCTCAAGCGAATCGGCCTGTCATGGGAATAGTCCAGGATACACTTTTAGGATGTCGCAAAATTACTAAAAGGGATACATTTATTGAGAAG GATGTTTTCATGAACATTCTGATGTGGTGGGAGGATTTTGATGGGAAAGTACCTGCCCCAGCAATTTTGAAACCTCGGCCTCTCTGGACTGGGAAACAAGTGTTCAATTTAATCATACCGAAACAAATAAATTTGCTGAGATATTCATCATGGCATCAAGAAAGTGAAAGGGGATTTTTAACCCCTGGGGATACTCAAGTACGAATAGAGAAAGGGGAGTTACTTTCTGGCACTCTGTGTAAAAAGACACTCGGGACATCTACTGGAAGTCTTATACATGTTATTTG GGAAGAGGTGGGTCCAGATGCAGCTCGCAAATTTTTGGGGCACACACAGTGGCTTGTCAATTATTGGCTTTTACAGAATGCCTTTAGCATTGGAATTGGTGACACAATTGCTGATGCTTCAACAATGGAGAAGATTAATGAAACCATTTCTAATGCAAAGAATGAAGTGAAAGAGCTCATTAGAGCTGCTCAAGAAAAACAGTTAGAGGCTGAACCTGGTAGAACAATGATGGAGTCATTTGAAAACAGAGTGAACCAG GTGTTAAATAAGGCCCGTGATGATGCTGGTAGCAGTGCCCAGAAAAGCTTGTCAGAAAGCAACAACCTTAAGGCGATGGTCACAGCTGGATCTAAGGGAAGTTTTATCAACATATCTCAGATGACTGCTTGTGTGGGGCAACAGAATGTTGAAGGAAAGCGAATCCCTTTTGGATTCATAGATCGTACGCTGCCTCACTTTACCAAAGACGATTATGGACCAGAGAGTCGCGGGTTCGTGGAGAACTCATATCTTAGAGGGCTGACTCCTCAAGAGTTTTTTTTCCATGCTATGGGTGGTAGGGAAGGTTTAATAGATACTGCAGTGAAAACATCTGAAACTGGATACATTCAAAGGCGATTGGTGAAGGCGATGGAGGATATAATGGTCAAGTATGATGGAACAGTCAGGAACTCTTTAGGGGATGTGATCCAGTTTCTTTATGGAGAAGATGGTATGGATTCTGTTTGGATTGAATCTCAACCCCTGGAGTCACTAAAGTTGAAAAAAGCAGATTTCAATGACATGTACAGATATGAGATTGATAATCCAAACTGGAATCCTAATTACATGTCTCCAGATTCTGTTGAAGATCTTAAAACAATTCGTGAAATCCGCAATGTATTTGACGCTGAGGTTCAGAAACTTGAGGTTGATAGATACCAACTTGGGACGGAGATAGCTACCACAGGTGACAACTCTTGGCCTTTGCCTGTTAACATTAAAAGGCTCGTCCTAAACGCACAGAAGACTTTTAAGGTTGATTTCCGTAGGCCTTCTGATATACACCCAATGGAGATTGTGGAAGCTGTCGATAAGTTGCAAGAAAGGCTTAAGGTTGTTGTTGGTGATGATTATTTGAGTATGGAGGCCCAAAAGAATGCTACTttgttttttaatattttacttcgtAGTGCACTGGCGAGTAAAAGGGTTTTGAAGGAATACAGACTTACACGTGAAGCTTTTGAATGGGTTATTGGTGAGATAGAATCTCGCTTTTTGCAGTCTCTTGTAGCACCTGGTGAAATGATCGGTTGTGTTGCTGCACAATCTATTGGTGAGCCTGCGACTCAGATGACTCTTAATACTTTCCATTATGCTGGTGTGAGTGCCAAGAATGTTACTTTAGGTGTTCCAAGGTTGAGGGAGATCATTAATGTtgctaaaaaaatcaaaacacccTCTCTCTCAGTATACTTGAAGTCTGATGTGAGTAAAACCAAGGAGAGGGCGAAGAATGTCCAGTGTGCACTCGAATACACTACTTTGCGAAGTGTTACACAAGCCACCGAGGTCTGGTATGATCCAGATCCAATGAGTACAGTCATTGAGGAAGATGTTGAATTTGTGAAGTCCTATTATGAGATGCCAGATGAGGAGATTGATCCAGACAAGATCTCTCCTTGGTTGCTTCGTATAGAATTAAACCGGGAAATGATGGTGGACAAGAAGCTTAGCATGGCAGATATAGCAGAAAAGATtaatcttgaatttgatgatgaTCTGACTTGTATATTTAATGATGACAATGCTGAGAAGCTGATCCTCCGGATTCGTATCATGAACGATGAAGCTCCGAAAGGTGAACTGAATGATGAATCTGCAGAGGATGATGTGTTTCTCAAAAAGATTGAAAGCAACATGCTTACAGAAATGGCTCTTCGAGGCATTCCAGATATCAACAAGGTGTTCATCAAGAATAGTAAGCTGAATAGGTTTGATGAGAATGAAGGATTCAAGGCTGAGAATGAGTGGATGCTGGATACTGAGGGTGTCAATCTTTTAGCTGTCATGTGTCATGAAGATGTTGATGCAAAGAGAACAACGAGCAATCACTTGATTGAAGTTATTGAGGTTCTAGGAATTGAGGCAGTTCGGAAAGCTTTGCTAGATGAGTTGCGTGTTGTCATATCTTTTGATGGATCTTACGTGAATTATAGACATTTGGCGATACTGTGTGATACCATGACCTACCGTGGTCACTTGATGGCTATCACTCGTCATGGGATCAACCGCAATGATACTGGGCCCATGATGAGGTGCTCATTCGAAGAAACAGTCGATATTCTACTGGATGCTGCTGTCTTTGCAGAAACAGATCGCCTTAGGGGTGTCACTGAAAATATTATGTTAGGACAACTTGCCCCAATTGGCACTGGTGATTGTTCCTTGTATCTGAATGAAGAGATGCTAAAGCAAGCTATTGAGATCCCACTATCTAGTTACATTGATGGTGGACTAGAGTTTGGCATGACGCCTGCCCGTTCACCACTCGCTGGGACTCCATATCATGATGGCATGATGTCACCGAATTATACACACAGTCCAAATCTGCGATTGTCTCCAATTACTGATTCTCAGTTTTCTCCTTATGTTGGTGGAATGGCGTTTTCTCCTACTACATCCCCTGGCTACAACACATCAACAGGTTACAGCCCCGTCTCCCCTGGTTATAGCCCCGCCTCCCCAAACTATAGCCCCACTTCCCCAACCTATAGTCCTAGTTCTCCTGGGTATAACCCAGCAAGCCCTGCATATTCTCCTACTAGCCCCTCCTACAGCCCGACCTCTCCGACCTACAGCCCGACCTCTCCGAGCTACAGCCCGACCTCTCCGAGCTACAGCCCGACCTCGCCAGCTTACAGCCCCACCTCGCCTGCTTACAGCCCCACCTCACCTTCGTACAGCCCCACCTCACCTTCGTACAGCCCCTCCTCACCTTCGTACAGCCCCACATCACCGTCTTACAGCCCCACATCACCGTCTTACAGCCCAACGTCGCCGTCTTACAGCCCAACGTCGCCGGCATATAGTCCCACCTCACCTGGTTACAGTCCCACCTCCCCTAGTTACAGTCCTACGTCTCCAAGTTACAGTCCTACATCTCCGAGTTACAACCCTTCAGCAAGATACAGCCCGTCTCTTGCGTATTCACCTACAAGTCCAAAGATCACTCCTTCAAGTCCCTACAGTCCCTCTTCTCCCAGTTATAG cCCAACATCTCCATCTTATTCCCCAACATCTCCATCTTATTCTCCTTCTAGTCCAAGCTACAGTCCAAGCAG TCCATATAGCTCTGGTGCTAGCCCGGACTTCAGTGCAAGCTCTCCACAGTACAG CCCAAGTGCAGGATATTCTCCTAGTGCACCTGGATACTCACCATCTTCAACAAGCCAATACACTCCCCGTACCAACGACATGGATGATAAAAGTGTGAAGGATGAGAAGAGCCGTCGTTGA